A genomic stretch from Candidatus Nitrotoga arctica includes:
- a CDS encoding 6-phosphofructokinase: MIKKNAFYAQSGGVTAVINASACGVIETARAHKDKIGKVYAGRNGIIGALTEDLIDTTKDSAKSIASLRYTPSGAFGSCRFKLKGIEENRLQYERLIEVFKAHNIGYFFYNGGGDSADTCLKVSQLAEKMGYPIQAIHVPKTVDNDLPITDCCPGFGSVAKYVAVSVREASFDVASMAKTSTKVFVVEVMGRHAGWIAAAGGLASDVNCELPIVILFPEIPFNKEKFLAKVDAMVKQHGYCSVVVSEGVQGADGKFLSDQGLRDAFGHAQLGGVAPIIANMVKDALGYKFHWAVADYLQRAARHIASKTDVEQAYALGKAAVQLALKGENAVMPTIVRLTDKPYKWKIGVAQLKNVANVEKMMPRNFITKDGFGITDKCRMYLTPLIKGEDYPPYKDGLPQYVRLKNVAIPKKLSDFKI; encoded by the coding sequence ATGATAAAGAAGAACGCATTTTATGCCCAATCGGGTGGCGTAACCGCAGTAATCAACGCATCGGCTTGCGGTGTGATCGAAACGGCGCGTGCACACAAGGACAAAATCGGCAAAGTCTATGCAGGCCGTAACGGCATCATCGGCGCGCTGACTGAAGACCTGATCGATACGACCAAAGATTCCGCCAAATCCATTGCGTCACTGCGCTACACTCCGTCCGGCGCATTCGGTTCCTGCCGCTTCAAGCTAAAAGGTATTGAAGAAAACAGATTGCAGTACGAGCGGTTGATCGAAGTCTTCAAGGCACACAACATTGGTTATTTCTTTTATAACGGCGGCGGCGATTCCGCTGATACCTGCCTGAAAGTTTCCCAGCTGGCTGAAAAAATGGGTTACCCCATTCAGGCAATCCATGTACCTAAAACGGTGGACAATGATTTGCCCATCACTGACTGTTGCCCTGGTTTTGGCTCGGTCGCCAAATATGTCGCCGTATCGGTTCGCGAAGCCAGTTTCGACGTTGCTTCCATGGCCAAGACCTCAACCAAGGTATTCGTGGTGGAAGTGATGGGCAGACATGCTGGCTGGATAGCCGCTGCCGGTGGTTTGGCCTCGGATGTGAATTGCGAGTTGCCGATCGTCATCCTGTTTCCCGAAATCCCCTTCAATAAAGAAAAATTTCTGGCCAAAGTCGATGCTATGGTAAAGCAGCATGGCTATTGCTCAGTAGTGGTATCAGAAGGCGTGCAAGGTGCAGACGGTAAATTTCTTTCTGACCAGGGGCTACGAGATGCTTTTGGTCACGCCCAGTTAGGTGGCGTAGCGCCGATCATAGCTAACATGGTGAAAGATGCGCTGGGTTACAAATTCCATTGGGCGGTGGCAGATTACCTGCAACGTGCTGCGCGCCATATCGCTTCTAAGACCGACGTCGAACAGGCCTATGCGCTCGGCAAGGCTGCGGTGCAGCTGGCGTTGAAGGGCGAAAATGCGGTCATGCCTACCATTGTTCGGCTCACCGACAAGCCCTACAAGTGGAAAATTGGCGTTGCCCAGCTCAAGAACGTGGCTAATGTAGAAAAAATGATGCCGCGCAACTTTATCACCAAGGATGGCTTCGGCATCACCGACAAGTGCCGTATGTACCTCACTCCGCTGATCAAGGGCGAAGATTACCCACCTTACAAAGACGGCTTGCCACAGTACGTTCGGCTCAAGAATGTGGCGATCCCCAAGAAACTGAGCGATTTTAAGATATAG
- a CDS encoding RNA-directed DNA polymerase translates to MSAQTNGIPQGSALMDFIAEMVLGYADHELTLKLEKLGIQNYQILRYRDDYRIFINNPQDGEQILKAITEILIGLGLKLNPSKTTLSNQVIQGSIKIDKLHWIVQKQSAKNLQKHLLIIHDHAFQFPNSGSVVVALSSYYKRIVGFKKISESLMPLISIVVDIAYHSPRTYPIVSAILSKLISLLDNEEIKNDVIGKVKKRFNQLPNIRTYANMVAACFSTICKNIFL, encoded by the coding sequence ATGAGCGCTCAAACAAATGGCATTCCTCAGGGTTCGGCCCTCATGGATTTCATAGCGGAGATGGTGTTGGGCTACGCAGATCATGAACTAACTCTAAAGCTAGAAAAACTTGGGATTCAGAATTACCAAATACTTCGTTACAGAGATGATTATCGAATATTTATTAACAATCCTCAGGATGGTGAACAAATTCTTAAAGCAATTACAGAAATATTGATTGGACTTGGGCTTAAATTGAATCCATCAAAAACAACGCTCAGCAATCAAGTCATTCAAGGTTCTATCAAGATCGACAAGCTGCACTGGATAGTGCAAAAGCAATCGGCGAAAAACCTCCAAAAACATTTGTTAATTATTCATGATCATGCCTTTCAATTTCCAAATTCAGGTTCTGTCGTTGTCGCACTTTCTAGCTATTACAAACGCATTGTTGGATTTAAAAAAATCTCGGAATCCCTGATGCCACTGATAAGTATTGTGGTTGACATCGCATATCATAGCCCTCGAACATACCCGATTGTTTCGGCAATACTCAGCAAGCTGATAAGTCTGCTCGATAACGAAGAAATAAAAAATGATGTGATTGGTAAGGTAAAAAAACGTTTTAATCAATTACCCAATATTAGGACATATGCAAATATGGTTGCAGCGTGTTTCTCAACCATTTGCAAAAACATTTTCCTATGA
- a CDS encoding gamma carbonic anhydrase family protein, which translates to MLYTLSDRTPELRGQQHFIAPNASVIGSVILENNVSIWFNAVIRGDNEPIRIGENSNIQDGSVLHTDPGAPLTIGNNVTVGHLVMLHGCTIGDGSLIGIHSTILNHAVIGRNCLIGANTLITEGKVIPDNSLVVGSPGKVLRSLREEEIAALHANAVRYVENLGRYRDSLVSIT; encoded by the coding sequence ATGCTTTACACCCTGTCAGACCGCACACCGGAACTACGCGGACAACAGCATTTCATCGCGCCCAATGCCAGCGTCATTGGCTCGGTCATTCTCGAAAATAATGTCAGCATCTGGTTCAACGCGGTGATACGTGGCGACAACGAACCCATCCGCATCGGCGAAAACAGCAATATTCAGGATGGCTCCGTGCTGCACACCGACCCCGGCGCACCGCTCACCATAGGCAATAACGTCACTGTCGGTCACTTGGTGATGCTGCACGGCTGTACCATCGGCGATGGCAGCCTGATCGGCATTCACAGTACCATCCTTAATCACGCTGTAATCGGACGTAACTGCCTGATAGGCGCGAACACGCTGATTACCGAAGGCAAAGTAATTCCGGATAATTCGCTGGTGGTAGGTTCGCCCGGCAAGGTGTTGCGTAGCCTGCGGGAAGAAGAAATCGCAGCCCTGCATGCCAATGCTGTGCGCTACGTGGAAAATCTTGGTCGCTATCGGGACTCGTTGGTGAGCATTACCTAA
- a CDS encoding GlcG/HbpS family heme-binding protein, which produces MISKPVLTLDDAKNIAAAAEAEALRNTWRVVIAIVDDGGHLLYLQRNHGTQFGSVEIAIQKARAAVAFQRPTKVTEDAVLSGRLIHLALPGALPSEGGVPLMHDNQIIGGLGISGVRSFEDGQIAQAGVAALG; this is translated from the coding sequence ATGATCAGCAAACCCGTCCTCACGCTTGACGATGCCAAAAACATTGCTGCGGCGGCCGAGGCCGAGGCACTGCGCAACACTTGGCGAGTCGTGATCGCCATCGTGGATGACGGTGGCCATCTGCTCTATCTTCAACGCAATCACGGCACCCAGTTTGGCAGCGTGGAAATCGCCATCCAGAAAGCACGTGCAGCGGTTGCCTTTCAACGGCCGACCAAGGTTACCGAAGACGCGGTATTGAGCGGTCGCCTGATTCATCTCGCCCTGCCGGGCGCCCTCCCCTCCGAAGGGGGTGTACCACTCATGCATGACAACCAGATCATCGGCGGACTCGGCATCAGCGGCGTACGTTCGTTTGAGGATGGGCAGATCGCGCAAGCCGGTGTGGCGGCGCTCGGCTGA
- the adk gene encoding adenylate kinase yields the protein MRLILLGAPGAGKGTQANLIKEKFNIPQISTGDMLRAAVKADSPLGQAAKKIMDAGGLVSDDIIINLVKERIKEADCANGFLLDGFPRTIPQAQAIKDTGIGIDFVVEIEVPDSDIIQRMDGRLAHPASGRTYHIIFNPPKVPGKDDITGEDLIQRPDDRAETVRKRLEVYHEQTKPLVEYYLNWEKSGSAKGKCDGTRAPHCINIPGIGSVDSIRDRIFNALAAHQP from the coding sequence ATGAGACTTATACTGCTAGGCGCACCTGGCGCCGGTAAAGGCACCCAAGCCAACCTGATTAAAGAGAAATTCAATATCCCTCAAATATCAACCGGAGATATGTTGCGCGCGGCGGTCAAGGCGGATAGCCCGCTAGGACAAGCAGCCAAAAAAATAATGGATGCAGGTGGGTTGGTATCGGATGACATCATCATCAACCTGGTGAAAGAACGCATTAAAGAAGCAGACTGCGCCAATGGCTTCCTGCTGGACGGTTTTCCACGCACCATTCCGCAAGCTCAAGCAATAAAAGACACCGGCATCGGTATTGATTTTGTGGTGGAAATCGAGGTTCCGGATAGCGACATCATCCAGCGCATGGATGGCCGTCTCGCCCATCCCGCTTCGGGACGTACCTACCATATAATATTCAATCCACCCAAAGTACCCGGTAAGGATGACATCACCGGTGAAGACTTGATACAGCGCCCGGATGACCGCGCAGAAACCGTCAGAAAACGTCTTGAGGTCTACCACGAACAAACAAAACCACTCGTCGAGTACTACTTAAATTGGGAGAAAAGTGGGTCGGCCAAGGGGAAATGCGATGGTACGCGCGCGCCGCACTGCATCAACATTCCCGGCATCGGCAGCGTGGATAGCATACGTGACCGGATATTCAACGCATTGGCAGCACATCAGCCATGA